In the genome of Fusarium fujikuroi IMI 58289 draft genome, chromosome FFUJ_chr02, one region contains:
- a CDS encoding probable phosphoribosylaminoimidazole-succinocarboxamide synthase, which yields MSALTEITLPSFQKIASGKVRDLFELPDKNTLLFVASDRVSAYDAVLKNPIPDKGKILTLVSAHWFQVLTERIPGLRTHFISLDIPEGVTPEEAKTIKDRSMVVKKLSVIKIESIVRGYLTGSAFKEYKQKGTVHGITVEPGMEEAQKFKQPLWTPSTKADAGEHDENIHPDDAWKEVGDRETADRVKELSLKIYEEAAKYAEERGILLADTKFEFAKDGEGNIYLVDEVLTPDSSRFWPAAGYMPGRDQDSFDKQFIRNWLTKEGLKGKEGVELPQDIVQATADRYREAFLMLTGKKFDDAVSQ from the exons ATGTCTGCTTTGACGGAAATCACGCTCCCAAGCTTTCAAAAGATTGCTTCGGGCAAAGTGCGCGACCTGTTTGAGCTGCCAGACAAGAACACTCTTCTCTTTGTGGCCTCCGACCGTGTCTCTGCGTATGATGCTGTTCTGAAGAACCCAATCCCtgacaagggcaagattTTGACCCTTGTCTCGGCTCATTGGTTCCAAGTCTTAACAGAGCGCATTCCTGGCCTCCGCACCCATTTCATCAGTCTCGATATTCCCGAGGGCGTTACTCccgaagaagcaaagacCATCAAGGACCGTTCGATGGTCGTGAAGAAGCTTTCTGTCATCAAGATCGAATCAATTGT GCGAGGTTACCTGACAGGCTCAGCTTTCAAGGAGTACAAGCAGAAGGGAACCGTTCATGGCATCACCGTCGAGCCCGGCATGGAAGAAGCCCAAAAGTTCAAGCAGCCTCTCTGGACTCCAAGCACCAAGGCTGATGCTGGAGAACACGACGAGAACATCCACCCTGATGACGCTTGGAAGGAGGTTGGTGATCGTGAGACTGCAGACCGTGTGAAGGAACTCTCCCTCAAGATCTACGAGGAGGCTGCCAAGTATGCCGAAGAGCGAGGCATTCTCTTGGCTGACACCAAGTTTGAATTTGCCAAGGATGGAGAAGGAAACATCTACCTCGTTGATGAAGTTCTGACCCCTGATTCTTCTCGATTCTGGCCAGCAGCCGGCTACATGCCTGGCCGCGACCAGGACAGCTTTGACAAACAATTCATCCGCAACTGGCTCACTAAGGAAGGACTAAAGGGCAAGGAGGGCGTGGAGCTACCACAGGACATCGTTCAGGCTACAGCAGACCGCTACCGAGAGGCCTTCCTCATGTTGACTGGTAAGAAGTTCGATGATGCTGTTAGCCAGTAG
- a CDS encoding related to 1-aminocyclopropane-1-carboxylate synthase has product MLINLDFSDAKMGFLSQRATEAVGGLDLPWRFAPRGDYDADHNPDGLISFGTAEHALVTKDLKEFTDKNVTISYEDFLYRGSHAGGSRFPKALAAHLNEYLQPYSPVAPDMIRCVGAATAMHDILAWGVADPGDGVLTSRPVYGRFELDFGNMSQVRVVYSNNKIEEAFQDDIVERFAEALLRSRKAGVNVKMVLIVNPHNPLGRCYHKSTLISIMQFCQKHRLHLLSDEIYACSVFDTDEPAVPFTSILSINPTGLIDPELLHVTYGLSKDFGAAGLRLGAIITRSQPVLRAIEAALRFNNPSGASLAIGSAMLEDRTWCRAFIDSSRLKLAQAHRHITSLLRDMGIKYLPGSNAGFFIWVDLSPYLPSDLDGESNQEFALAKRLHKMGVFLHPREEHSIEPGWFRMVYSQDPRTITEGLRRIHKAIS; this is encoded by the exons ATGTTGATAAATCTCGATTTCTCCGATGCAAAGATGGGTTTCCTATCACAACGAGCCACAGAGGCAGTTGGTGGCCTAGATCTTCCATGGAGATTCGCACCGAGAGGAGACTATGATGCAGATCATAACCCAGATGGTTTGATATCATTTGGCACAGCGGAACAT GCTTTGGTAACAAAGGATTTGAAGGAGTTCACAGACAAGAAT GTCACAATCTCATATGAAGATTTCCTCTACCGAGGGAGCCATGCAGGGGGTTCTCGCTTCCCCAAAGCTTTGGCGGCCCACCTCAACGAATACCTTCAACCTTATAGCCCTGTAGCTCCTGATATGATTCGGTGCGTTGGTGCTGCTACCGCAATGCATGATATTCTCGCCTGGGGAGTCGCGGATCCCGGTGATGGCGTGTTGACCAGCAGGCCTGTTTATGGCCGATTCGAGCTTGATTTCGGTAACATGTCTCAAGTCAGAGTCGTATACTCCAACAACAAGATAGAAGAAGCGTTCCAAGATGATATTGTCGAAAGGTTCGCGGAGGCGTTGTTGCGCTCTCGAAAGGCTGGGGTCAATGTCAAGATGGTGCTAATCGTTAATCCCCATAACCCCCTTG GACGCTGTTATCATAAGTCGACGCTTATCAGTATAATGCAATTCTGCCAGAAACATAGACTGCATCTGCTGAGCGATGAAATATACGCCTGCTCCGTTTTCGACACAGATGAGCCGGCAGTCCCTTTCACCTCGATACTTTCGATTAATCCGACTGGTCTTATAGATCCAGAACTTCTTCATGTCACTTATGGTCTCAGCAAAGACTTCGGTGCGGCTGGTCTTCGGCTTGGTGCCATAATCACTCGCAGCCAACCTGTCCTCCGGGCTATCGAAGCGGCCTTGAGATTCAACAACCCCTCTGGAGCTAGCTTGGCTATCGGAAGTGCCATGCTTGAGGATCGAACGTGGTGTCGAGCTTTTATTGACTCTTCAAGGCTAAAACTTGCCCAAGCACATCGCCATATTACGTCCCTGCTCCGTGACATGGGTATCAAGTACTTACCCGGCAGTAACGCGGGGTTCTTTATTTGGGTTGACCTATCCCCATACCTTCCATCCGACTTAGACGGAGAGTCGAATCAGGAATTTGCTCTCGCGAAAAGGTTGCATAAGATGGGTGTGTTTCTGCACCCCCGCGAGGAGCATTCTATCGAGCCGGGATGGTTCCGAATGGTATATTCGCAAGATCCAAGAACTATTACCGAGGGGCTTCGGAG AATCCACAAAGCGATATCTTAG
- a CDS encoding related to siroheme synthase (Uroporphyrin-III C-methyltransferase), protein MTSIIPSSLLAALNCRGNTHLVIGTNPLAATRCTQSLSSGAKPILIAPEGSELHYALQKKIDDGSVQWHKKQFEDADLLRLGREEVDGVVDAVFVTSGPRDPQSLHISALCKRNRIPVNVVDAPQLCTFSLLSTHTDGPLQIGVTTNGRGCKLASRIRRDIAASLPVNLGAACTRLGDVRRRIHDEDSLGAQDDPASLDDSYDQNAQFNRLITEEDAKNRRVRWLSQVCEYWPLKRLAAITDNDVETVLKSYPGNGPDIKRDPGTPEKRVGTIILAGSGPGHPDLLTQATHKAIKTADLILADKLVPSGVLDLIPRRTPVQIARKFPGNADRAQEELLEMALAGVQEGKTVLRLKQGDPYVYGRGGEEVAYFRQHGFGDRVSVLPGVTSALSAPLFAAIPPTQRDVADQILICTGTGKKGKAPSPPEFVPSRTVVFLMALHRINGLIRELTTHIELEPLAPANEEAASAQPPPPPEPTQVSPLTGESKRVLWPRNTPCAVIERASCPDQRVIRTTLEHVAEAIETEGSRPPGLLVVGRSCETLFTPEKGRAWVVEEGFRGMEIEDFTVGLEALQA, encoded by the exons ATGACATCAATAATACCATCTTCGCTTCTTGCAGCTCTTAACTGCAGAGGCAATACTCATCTTGTCATTGGCACCAACCCGCTCGCTGCGACTCGATGTACCCAGTCTCTAAGCTCTGGCGCAAAACCAATCCTTATTGCACCCGAAGGCTCTGAGCTTCACTATGCTCTACAAAAGAAGATCGACGATGGCAGTGTCCAATGGCACAAGAAGCAGTTCGAAGACGCCGATTTGCTAAGACTTGGCCGCGAGGAAGTGGATGGTGTAGTCGATGCCGTCTTTGTCACATCAGGACCACGAGACCCTCAAA GCCTTCATATTTCTGCCCTCTGTAAACGAAATCGCATCCCCGTAAACGTTGTTGATGCTCCTCAACTCTGCAcattctctctcctctcgaCACATACAGACGGCCCGCTCCAGATCGGCGTCACTACAAATGGTCGTGGCTGTAAGCTAGCCTCGAGAATTCGTCGTGATATTGCCGCTTCTCTCCCAGTCAACCTCGGTGCTGCCTGCACACGCCTCGGAGACGTCCGCCGCCGCATCCATGATGAGGATTCCCTAGGTGCTCAAGACGACCCCGCCTCTCTTGATGATTCGTATGACCAAAACGCTCAATTCAACCGCTTGATTACCGAGGAGGATGCAAAGAACCGAAGGGTGCGCTGGTTGAGTCAAGTCTGTGAATACTGGCCCCTCAAGCGTCTCGCTGCTATTACCGACAACGATGTCGAGACGGTTCTCAAGTCATATCCCGGTAACGGTCCCGATATCAAGCGCGATCCTGGTACACCAGAGAAGCGTGTTGGTACCATTATCTTGGCTGGTAGCGGACCTGGTCACCCCGATCTCCTCACCCAAGCTACCCATAAAGCTATCAAGACCGCTGATCTTATTCTCGCTGATAAGCTGGTGCCTTCTGGTGTCCTTGACCTTATCCCCCGCCGCACTCCTGTTCAAATCGCTCGCAAGTTCCCCGGTAACGCAGATCGCGCccaagaagaacttcttgaAATGGCTCTCGCCGGAGTTCAAGAGGGCAAGACAGTGTTGCGCCTCAAGCAGGGTGATCCATATGTATATGGACGTGGCGGTGAAGAGGTTGCCTACTTCCGTCAACACGGCTTTGGGGACAGAGTATCGGTTCTCCCAGGTGTGACAAGTGCTCTTAGTGCTCCTCTCTTCGCTGCCATCCCTCCTACGCAACGTGATGTTGCTGACCAGATCCTGATATGCACTGGCACgggcaagaagggcaaggctcCGTCACCACCAGAGTTCGTGCCCAGCCGTACtgtcgtcttcctcatggcCCTTCACCGCATCAACGGCCTCATTCGTGAGCTGACTACTCACATCGAGCTCGAGCCTCTTGCCCCGGCTAACGAAGAGGCTGCTTCGGCGCAGccccctcctccaccagAACCTACTCAAGTCTCGCCCTTAACAGGCGAGAGCAAGCGAGTACTCTGGCCCCGCAACACTCCGTGCGCTGTCATTGAGCGTGCCAGTTGTCCCGACCAGCGGGTTATTAGAACTACACTTGAGCATGTTGCTGAGGCTATTGAGACAGAGGGCAGCCGGCCTCCAGGTCTCTTGGTTGTTGGACGATCTTGCGAGACTCTGTTCACCCCTGAAAAGGGTCGAGCTTGGGTCGTTGAGGAGGGATTTAGAGGGATGGAGATCGAAGATTTCACCGTCGGCCTTGAGGCCCTGCAAGCATGA
- a CDS encoding probable RSM22-mitochondrial ribosomal protein, small subunit: MGPQPPRPDNEGIVLRELEGGEFEEVAYEIPFNEGVEDINEPTPEPDLEDRAIDQIVPGYVDLVARSQREYDALQKLSEDFKVAQQKQQEAENEAAAQEELEMEQLEEDTKATWPEEYEQSERPTGEEARFHPLTLEGRFWGSPIEILLPQDEMIMPIRDLLQRTHIDHVKSAAETAFGGPGLPLSPATPEAKRNGNMFGVGLPADQRHMTEIEGDAFLAGFMPPAYASVMATLKEVRKRVGSEWLQSKLKDGSGMSVLDAGSGGAGLIAWDEIVRAEWDLLQEKGEVKGDNPPGKRTVIIGSDRLRHRAKTFLGNTTFLPRLPDYEHSGEMKGEHLDAGSKPQPRKSYDVIIASHLFLKEEQDHYRQAVLNKLWSLLNKDGGVLIVLEKAHPRGFEAVAHVRDTVLRQFLLPQSGEPELDSEAFNPAYEREKELGYVVAPCTNQGLCPMYQTPGKSKGRKDYCHFSQRFVRPAFYSRMLGNSTRNQGEVEFSYVAFRRGVAKERSISGKEAANRAFEGYEDSDERPDMQSLPRSIMPPLKKKGHVTLDFCTPEGKLERWTVTKSQSKLAYHDARKSRWGDLWALGAKTRVPRNARVGKGPDDGGKRAGQGKKPRKVEIVMGPGGISANEKNAPRERRGKNKMDKKSRLIKEILEAEEEEERMIAKQMDEEVEAELRDDSDRRGRS; the protein is encoded by the coding sequence ATGGGACCACAGCCCCCGCGGCCAGATAATGAAGGCATTGTATTGAGAGAGCTGGAGGGTGGCGAATTTGAGGAGGTCGCTTACGAAATTCCTTTCAACGAGGGTGTCGAGGACATCAACGAACCAACTCCGGAACCCGACTTGGAGGACCGTGCAATCGACCAAATCGTGCCAGGCTACGTGGATTTAGTTGCCAGAAGCCAACGGGAATACGATGCACTACAAAAACTTTCGGAAGACTTCAAGGTCGCACAGCAGAAGCAACAAGAGGCGGAAAATGAAGCAGCGGCCCAGGAAGAGCTGGAAATGGAACAGCTGGAGGAAGATACGAAAGCGACCTGGCCTGAGGAGTATGAGCAAAGTGAGCGACCCACTGGCGAGGAGGCACGATTTCACCCCCTGACTCTGGAGGGTCGTTTCTGGGGAAGTCCCATTGAAATTCTCTTGCCACAAGACGAAATGATCATGCCGATTCGTGATCTTCTACAGCGAACTCACATCGATCACGTCAAGAGTGCCGCTGAAACAGCGTTTGGCGGTCCAGGTCTTCCATTGTCTCCTGCGACACCTGAGGCTAAGAGGAATGGAAACATGTTTGGTGTTGGCCTTCCAGCAGACCAGCGACATATGACCGAGATTGAAGGAGATGCTTTCCTTGCAGGCTTCATGCCGCCAGCCTATGCCTCAGTAATGGCTACCCTCAAAGAAGTTCGCAAGCGAGTCGGAAGTGAGTGGCTTCAGTCTAAGCTTAAAGATGGCAGTGGCATGAGCGTTCTTGATGCAGGATCTGGCGGCGCAGGCTTGATTGCCTGGGACGAGATCGTGCGAGCAGAATGGGATCTACTGCAAGAAAAGGGTGAAGTCAAGGGTGATAACCCCCCAGGCAAGCGCACAGTCATTATTGGCTCTGATCGTTTACGACACCGTGCCAAGACTTTCCTGGGAAACACCACTTTCCTCCCTCGACTTCCCGACTATGAGCACTCAGGAGAGATGAAGGGTGAGCATCTAGATGCTGGTAGCAAGCCTCAGCCTCGCAAGAGTTATGATGTCATTATCGCCTCTCATCTGTTTCTCAAGGAAGAGCAAGACCACTACCGACAAGCAGTCCTTAACAAACTCTGGTCCTTATTAAACAAAGATGGAGGTGTTCTGATTGTCCTAGAAAAGGCTCACCCTCGAGGATTTGAGGCTGTCGCTCATGTTCGAGACACCGTTCTTCGACAGTTCCTTTTGCCCCAATCTGGAGAACCAGAGCTTGATAGTGAAGCCTTTAACCCTGCTTATGAACGGGAAAAGGAGCTTGGATATGTTGTTGCCCCCTGTACTAACCAGGGACTGTGCCCGATGTATCAGACACCTGGTAAGAGCAAAGGCCGCAAGGATTACTGCCATTTCAGTCAGAGATTTGTCCGTCCTGCGTTCTATTCTCGAATGCTTGGAAACAGCACGAGGAATCAGGGCGAAGTCGAGTTCAGCTATGTTGCCTTCAGACGTGGTGTCGCTAAGGAGCGGTCTATAAGTGGCAAAGAAGCTGCAAATCGAGCCTTTGAAGGATACGAAGACTCGGACGAAAGGCCCGATATGCAGAGCCTGCCGCGATCTATTATGCCcccattgaagaagaagggtcaTGTCACCCTTGACTTCTGCACACCTGAAGGCAAGCTTGAGAGATGGACCGTTACCAAGAGCCAGAGCAAACTCGCATACCACGATGCTCGCAAGTCACGATGGGGCGACCTTTGGGCGCTCGGAGCCAAGACGCGAGTTCCACGCAACGCTCGTGTTGGCAAGGGACCTGACGACGGTGGTAAACGAGCCGGACAAGGCAAGAAGCCTAGAAAGGTCGAGATTGTCATGGGCCCTGGCGGAATCAGTGCCAACGAGAAGAACGCCCCTCGTGAGCGTCGTGGAAAGAACAAGATGGACAAGAAGAGCCGCCTTATCAAGGAGATtctcgaggctgaggaagaggaagagagaatGATCGCCAAGCAaatggatgaagaagtaGAAGCTGAACTGCGAGACGACTCTGACAGAAGAGGTCGATCATAG
- a CDS encoding probable thioredoxin, which yields MSGPINIASESEWSSLLSGTNVVIADFYADWCGPCKMIAPTFEALAKEHSRPKKVAFAKVNVDNQSGIARAQGVSAMPTFKIFHNGTCIETIKGANPPALTAAINNAVKLGGPATGNVFKTPGRTLGGESRSASLSKQWNLKAFFDALIAFFGLYFVSLFTFDPYKSAEDSPFNLHRKPAPRNTGGSQTAGGARAPPRSSFKTLADLGGD from the exons ATGAGTGGCCCCATCAACATTGCTTCTGAGTCCGAATGGAGTAGTCTCCTCTCGGGTACAAATGTGGTCATCGCAGATT TTTACGCCGACTGGTGTGGTCCCTGCAAGATGATTGCGCCTACATTCGAAGCTCTCGCCAAAGAACACTCACGCCCGAAGAAGGTTGCCTTCGCAAAGGTCAACGTCGATAACCAGTCTGGCATCGCCCGAGCCCAAGGTGTTTCCGCCATGCCgaccttcaagatcttccacAACGGCACCTGCATCGAGACCATCAAGGGTGCCAACCCTCCCGCTCTCACAGCGGCTATCAATAATGCGGTGAAGCTTGGCGGACCAGCTACTGGCAACGTTTTCAAGACTCCCGGGCGAACGCTTGGTGGCGAGTCACGATCTGCCTCGCTGTCCAAGCAGTGGAACTTGAAAGCCTTCTTCGATGCTCTGATAGCGTTCTTTGGACTATACTTTGTTTCTCTGTTCACT TTTGACCCGTATAAGTCAGCGGAAGACAGCCCCTTCAACCTTCATCGTAAACCAGCACCAAGAAACACCGGTGGATCGCAGACCGCTGGTGGTGCCAGAGCTCCTCCACGTTCGTCCTTCAAGACATTGGCagatcttggtggtgattAA